One genomic segment of Alkaliphilus flagellatus includes these proteins:
- a CDS encoding S41 family peptidase: protein MKKLLHQVTMIAIILMAMLFFTACVNSDEEMTIQNSDEQLTIEDFLNDFDYMMQTMEDTFPYFGVAERRLGVDIRALGRETRAMIENYPYSLESLANDLGISLEDMPELDEHIFWSIIYHEFFSHFNQFAHTFALHFGTYNYYKPNYITPLSHYYTPNNNHAYSNPVSQRFYQEQKDLFNTLFEEKGVLLQFIFRDEPPFQLPDSIVETEIIEEDRIAYLKVSTFSNFNLTIYNNLRKFYSDIQNYEHLIIDIRDNLGGSTDLWRMLIMKPLWSDKNNMPDMPLYAFYRGSKLGKSLAEENIKIESQYSRYMPETDNLLKVSEIIESNNLPHINEEDVQDLAYGVKFNTSISNIEWRHMNQVKVQNISDYPFDGEIWLLTNGNNLSAASLFARHAKEMGFATLVGEQTGGAYSTYAVHFTLPNTGIILRWDIDYLTDSYGRALNEFPTTPHHFNRPGMDALETVLQLIEEGSF from the coding sequence ATGAAAAAATTGCTTCATCAAGTCACCATGATCGCCATAATATTGATGGCAATGCTGTTTTTTACCGCATGTGTAAACTCCGATGAAGAGATGACAATCCAAAACTCCGATGAACAGCTGACAATCGAAGACTTTTTAAATGATTTTGATTACATGATGCAAACAATGGAAGACACATTTCCGTATTTTGGAGTTGCAGAAAGAAGATTAGGTGTGGATATAAGAGCTCTGGGGAGGGAAACACGGGCTATGATAGAGAATTACCCCTATTCCCTTGAAAGCCTTGCAAATGACCTAGGTATTTCCTTGGAGGATATGCCTGAATTAGATGAACATATTTTTTGGAGCATTATTTACCATGAATTTTTCTCACATTTCAATCAGTTTGCCCATACCTTTGCGCTGCATTTTGGAACATATAATTATTATAAACCCAATTATATAACTCCTTTGAGTCATTATTACACACCTAATAATAATCATGCCTACTCTAATCCTGTATCCCAAAGATTTTACCAAGAGCAGAAAGACCTTTTTAATACCCTTTTTGAAGAGAAAGGAGTTCTTTTACAATTTATTTTTCGTGATGAACCTCCATTTCAGCTACCGGATAGTATAGTTGAAACAGAAATTATTGAGGAAGACAGGATAGCTTATTTAAAGGTATCAACCTTTTCGAATTTTAACCTTACTATTTACAATAACTTGAGAAAATTTTATAGTGATATACAGAACTATGAGCATTTGATTATTGATATCAGGGATAATCTTGGAGGATCAACGGATTTATGGAGGATGCTTATTATGAAACCTCTGTGGTCAGATAAGAATAATATGCCGGATATGCCTTTATATGCTTTTTACCGAGGAAGTAAGCTAGGGAAATCTTTAGCAGAAGAGAATATTAAAATTGAGTCACAGTATTCACGTTATATGCCTGAAACTGATAATTTACTTAAAGTAAGTGAAATTATAGAATCAAATAATTTGCCACATATTAATGAGGAGGATGTACAAGATTTAGCTTATGGTGTCAAGTTTAATACCAGTATTAGCAATATCGAATGGCGGCATATGAATCAGGTAAAGGTTCAAAATATTTCTGATTATCCCTTTGATGGAGAAATATGGCTTTTAACCAATGGAAACAACTTATCTGCAGCGTCGCTGTTTGCTCGACATGCAAAAGAAATGGGCTTTGCTACCCTTGTGGGAGAGCAGACCGGCGGAGCATATTCTACATATGCGGTCCACTTTACCTTGCCTAACACTGGGATTATATTAAGGTGGGATATAGACTATTTAACTGATAGTTATGGCCGGGCTTTAAATGAGTTCCCGACCACCCCCCACCACTTTAACCGCCCTGGTATGGATGCACTGGAGACTGTTTTGCAGTTAATAGAAGAAGGCAGCTTTTGA